In Mytilus trossulus isolate FHL-02 chromosome 6, PNRI_Mtr1.1.1.hap1, whole genome shotgun sequence, a single window of DNA contains:
- the LOC134723749 gene encoding uncharacterized protein LOC134723749, protein MHCVNMLAIFTTILIVSSAYGVQWPSGSYTLVKPKTGCPTGWHEGWRKQDNEDKNNSNELPSEHHFYGTFGSNMKFYYCTKDQQTPSGTQSWPNGNYCILRQGISCPPGFQTGSIYWDDEDKNNSNDKDGILPSGEFDKDTLIDYCCRSDGSYSTKIILPTEKPFYLLRVTSSPCQQVKGMIAREEIIKTDDEDNNNKNSNSGSHPLNGGTNNNKLYYCYYY, encoded by the exons ATGCATTGCGTTAACATGCTGGCCATATTTACAACAATCCTCATAGTTTCTTCTGCATATGGAG tGCAATGGCCATCAGGAAGCTACACACTAGTGAAACCGAAAACCGGATGTCCTACAGGATGGCATGAAGGATGGAGAAAACAAGATAATGAAGACAAAAACAATAGTAACGAACTTCCAAGTGAACATCATTTCTACg GTACCTTTGGATCGAACATGAAGTTTTATTATTGTACCAAAGACCAACAAACACCATCCGGAACTCAAAGTTGGCCAAATGGAAATTACTGTATTCTAAGACAAGGGATATCGTGTCCACCAG GTTTCCAGACCGGTAGTATCTATTGGGATGACGAAGATAAGAATAATAGCAATGACAAGGACGGGATACTACCTAGTGGAGAATTCGACAAAGATACACTCATTGACTACTGTTGCAg atctGATGGATCATACAGCACTAAGATTATCCTTCCAACAGAAAAACCGTTCTATTTGTTACGCGTCACATCATCACCATGCCAACAGGTTAAAGGGATGATTGCTAGAGAGGAGATCATCAAAACTGATGACGAGgacaataacaacaaaaacagcaaCAGTGGAAGTCACCCCCTGAATGGTGGAACCAACAACAACAAGCTCTACTACTGCTATTATTACTGA